The DNA sequence GGCCGCCACCTCCAGCGCCTGGACCACCTCCGCCGGGGCATCGCAGAGCTCGGCGGCCCCGGCCATCGGCAACGCGAAGAGTCCGCTGGTCTTACCGCGCACCATCTGGCGATAGGCCTGCGGATCAATATCGTGGACCGAGCCCTCTTGCAGCGCAAACTCGCGCTCCTGCCCATCGATCACCTTGAGCACATCGCGGAAGATGCGCGCCAGTACCCGCTGGCGCCCGTCGACCGAGGCCCGGGTCTGCTCCAGGCAAATCGGCGCCAGATAGAGCATCGCGTCTCCCAGGTTGATGGCCTGGGGCGCACCGAACTTCTTCCAGATCGTCGGCTTGCCGCGGCGCACCTCATCGCCATCCTGCAAGTCGTCATGCACCAGCGTCGCGTTATGAATCAGCTCACAGGCGGCCCCAAACCCCACCAACGCCTCCGGCGCCACGCCCAGGCTCTGGGCCACCGCCAACGGCAAGATCGCCCGCAGACGCTTCCCCCCGGTCTCCAGATGGTAGCCCAGCATCGCCTTCAGCGATGATTC is a window from the Lujinxingia litoralis genome containing:
- a CDS encoding polyprenyl synthetase family protein; this translates as MTTIEQAFRELTQSYMSQVLTSMDQAVEAAGLGESSLKAMLGYHLETGGKRLRAILPLAVAQSLGVAPEALVGFGAACELIHNATLVHDDLQDGDEVRRGKPTIWKKFGAPQAINLGDAMLYLAPICLEQTRASVDGRQRVLARIFRDVLKVIDGQEREFALQEGSVHDIDPQAYRQMVRGKTSGLFALPMAGAAELCDAPAEVVQALEVAAGHLGVLFQIQDDILDLYGEKGRATFGSDLREGKISALVVAFWQLADAENRRRLMALLQADRQATPDDEVRWAIEAFREQGALAECLADIDRLRGQALASEAFSAYPDLRRLIEGMAQIFLEPIRDIMEVQA